The following proteins come from a genomic window of Gordonia westfalica:
- the modA gene encoding molybdate ABC transporter substrate-binding protein, protein MRRWAALAVIAMSAVAGCSSNEPAGSVVDVSAAASLKKTFTAIAAEFEKQHDGVTVRMSFDGSSTLANQIQQGSPADVFASADEKNMTKLGELAVGAKVFATNTLVIVTAPGNPLNVRSFGDLARPGVTTVVCQSAQPCGAATDTVERNTGITIDAASEEQSVSAVLTKVTTGQADAGIVYVTDARAAGDQVGIVTDPAFARVVNRYPIATVRGAADQGLGAQFVELVLGPDGQRILRDAGFGAP, encoded by the coding sequence ATGAGGAGATGGGCGGCCCTCGCCGTGATCGCGATGTCGGCCGTCGCGGGATGCTCGTCGAACGAGCCGGCGGGAAGCGTTGTCGACGTCTCGGCGGCGGCGTCACTGAAGAAGACCTTCACGGCGATCGCGGCGGAGTTCGAGAAACAGCACGACGGTGTGACCGTCCGGATGTCCTTCGACGGGTCGTCGACGCTCGCCAATCAGATCCAGCAGGGTTCCCCGGCGGACGTCTTCGCGAGTGCAGACGAGAAGAACATGACCAAGCTCGGGGAGTTGGCGGTCGGTGCGAAGGTCTTCGCGACCAACACCCTCGTCATCGTCACCGCGCCGGGAAATCCGTTGAACGTGAGGTCGTTCGGTGACCTCGCCCGGCCGGGCGTCACGACTGTCGTCTGCCAGTCGGCTCAACCGTGCGGCGCAGCCACCGACACCGTGGAACGCAACACCGGGATCACGATCGACGCGGCGTCGGAGGAACAGTCGGTGAGCGCGGTTCTCACCAAGGTGACGACCGGACAGGCCGACGCCGGGATCGTGTACGTGACCGACGCACGAGCTGCTGGTGATCAGGTGGGCATCGTGACCGATCCGGCGTTCGCGAGGGTCGTCAACAGGTATCCGATCGCGACGGTCCGCGGCGCCGCAGACCAAGGACTCGGGGCGCAGTTCGTGGAGCTCGTCCTCGGCCCGGACGGGCAACGCATTCTGCGCGACGCCGGCTTCGGGGCACCATGA
- a CDS encoding ABC transporter permease produces the protein MTTTAEKDAVVASTPRVHPTSLWQQSWIMVKRNMIHTKRMPEMLSDVTIQPIMFVVLFAYVFGASIQTDSASYKEFLLPGIMGQTIVFTAFIVASGITADLEKGIIDRFRSLPIRRSSVLIGRSIASVLHSSIGIVVMSLTGLAIGWRIRGSFVEAVLAYGLLLLFGFAMIWFGILIGSWLRTVEAVNGFMFSTLFPITFLSNAFVPTDPMPTWLRTIAEWNPMSSLVQALRVLWGNGPEFGPGSALPLQHPVISTIIWAVALTLVFAPFALRAYNKRTID, from the coding sequence ATGACCACCACTGCAGAGAAAGACGCGGTGGTCGCGAGCACACCGCGAGTCCACCCGACCTCCCTCTGGCAACAGTCCTGGATCATGGTCAAACGCAACATGATCCACACCAAACGGATGCCGGAGATGCTCTCCGACGTCACGATCCAGCCGATCATGTTCGTGGTGTTGTTCGCGTACGTGTTCGGTGCGTCCATCCAGACAGACAGCGCGTCCTACAAGGAATTCCTGCTGCCGGGCATCATGGGCCAGACCATCGTGTTCACCGCGTTCATCGTCGCGTCGGGAATCACGGCGGATCTCGAGAAGGGCATCATCGATCGGTTCCGGTCACTACCCATCCGTCGGTCGTCGGTGTTGATCGGCCGGAGCATCGCAAGCGTCCTGCACAGTTCGATCGGCATCGTGGTGATGTCGTTGACCGGTCTCGCGATCGGCTGGCGAATCCGCGGGTCCTTCGTCGAGGCAGTTCTCGCGTACGGCCTGTTACTGCTGTTCGGATTCGCGATGATCTGGTTCGGCATTCTCATCGGATCATGGCTGCGAACCGTGGAAGCGGTGAACGGCTTCATGTTCTCGACGCTGTTCCCGATCACGTTCCTGTCGAACGCCTTCGTCCCGACCGACCCGATGCCGACCTGGCTGCGGACGATCGCCGAATGGAATCCGATGTCGTCACTCGTGCAGGCGTTGCGCGTGCTGTGGGGCAACGGCCCGGAGTTCGGTCCGGGTTCGGCACTGCCGCTTCAGCATCCGGTGATCTCGACCATCATCTGGGCGGTCGCACTGACCCTGGTCTTCGCCCCGTTCGCCTTGCGCGCCTACAACAAGCGGACCATCGACTGA
- a CDS encoding ATP-binding cassette domain-containing protein, with protein sequence MSSVTVPAAMPGDVATPDVAIEAIDLVKRFGDFTAVDGVSFTVPRGSVLGLLGPNGAGKTTTVRMMTTLSPPTSGTARIAGYDVREHPDMVRQNMGLTGQAATVDEILTGRENLRMIGGLYGIARKTLARRSDELLEQFSLTEAGNKQVKSYSGGMRRRLDLAVSLLAAPPVLFLDEPTTGLDPRSRSELWDVLRDLVADGTTLLLTTQYLEEADQLADDIVVIDKGRIIAHGTPLQLKEQAGSASLVLTVSNGNDLPAAEALLRKNGAEVFVDVPARRLTTASGGLGDLPRVAAWFDESGIAVDDFGLARPSLDDVFLSLTGHRAEDTTNTTDEETA encoded by the coding sequence ATGAGCTCAGTCACTGTCCCCGCCGCCATGCCCGGCGATGTCGCGACGCCCGACGTCGCGATCGAGGCCATCGATCTGGTCAAACGCTTCGGCGATTTCACCGCGGTCGACGGCGTCAGTTTCACGGTCCCGCGTGGGTCCGTGCTCGGCCTGCTCGGCCCCAACGGCGCCGGCAAGACCACCACCGTCCGCATGATGACCACACTGTCGCCTCCCACGAGCGGCACCGCTCGCATCGCCGGTTACGACGTCCGCGAGCACCCGGACATGGTCCGTCAGAACATGGGCCTGACCGGTCAGGCCGCGACCGTCGACGAGATCCTCACCGGACGTGAGAACCTGCGCATGATCGGCGGCCTGTACGGCATCGCACGCAAGACCCTCGCCCGCCGTTCGGACGAACTGCTGGAACAGTTCTCCCTCACCGAGGCCGGGAACAAGCAGGTCAAGTCGTATTCCGGCGGCATGCGCCGCCGACTCGACCTCGCCGTCAGCCTCCTTGCCGCCCCACCCGTCCTCTTCCTCGACGAGCCGACCACTGGTCTCGATCCGCGGAGCCGCTCCGAACTGTGGGATGTACTGCGTGACCTCGTCGCCGACGGGACCACGCTGCTGCTGACGACCCAGTACCTCGAGGAGGCCGACCAGCTCGCCGACGACATCGTCGTCATCGACAAGGGCCGGATCATCGCGCACGGTACGCCGTTGCAGCTCAAGGAGCAGGCCGGGTCGGCCAGCCTCGTGCTGACCGTGTCGAACGGCAACGACCTCCCCGCGGCGGAGGCCTTGCTGCGCAAGAACGGTGCCGAGGTCTTCGTCGACGTCCCCGCACGCCGCCTCACCACCGCGTCCGGCGGCCTCGGCGACCTCCCCCGCGTCGCCGCCTGGTTCGACGAAAGCGGCATCGCCGTCGACGATTTCGGACTCGCACGCCCGAGTCTCGACGACGTCTTCCTGTCCCTCACCGGCCATCGCGCCGAGGACACCACCAACACCACCGACGAGGAGACCGCCTGA
- a CDS encoding ROK family transcriptional regulator, whose product MHVSTPRLELSNKPAALVLRAARLAGPLFRDDAAERTGLSISTVNRQVSALLKAGLIRERADLAPSGAIGRPRLPFEVNLAEFLTLGIHIGYKVTSITTHDLLHRVVGAIQIPTPVAETPEQTLAAIGVSARRFAERWTGKRVLWVGVALGGRVAEGGIVDHHRLGWEGAPVGRVIAESVGLPVSVASHVEAMAAAELVLNPDDEQSSFLYFYAREMLGIAFSVGGTVHTPTAGPPVIGHFPTGATTLLDPNRTGRLEPAVSDTGIVEAARALGLSVADVEGLHGLARTGDATARALLEERAEVLGRTVGLIADIFNPDHIILGGQAFTDYPTSLPTVARAVRETSIVTERDVRVSHSGATVQQQAAGAVSLDAIYSDPLQAITLTA is encoded by the coding sequence GTGCACGTGTCGACGCCGCGCCTGGAGCTGTCGAACAAGCCGGCCGCTCTGGTCCTCCGGGCCGCCCGTCTGGCGGGTCCGCTGTTCCGCGATGACGCCGCCGAGCGCACCGGCCTGAGCATCTCGACGGTCAACCGTCAGGTGAGCGCGCTGCTCAAGGCGGGCCTCATCCGCGAGCGTGCCGACCTCGCCCCGTCGGGAGCCATCGGACGCCCGCGTCTGCCGTTCGAGGTCAACCTCGCCGAGTTCCTCACTCTCGGCATCCACATCGGATACAAGGTCACCTCGATCACCACCCACGACCTCCTGCACCGCGTGGTCGGTGCCATCCAGATCCCCACGCCGGTGGCCGAGACCCCCGAGCAGACCCTCGCCGCAATCGGTGTGAGCGCCCGCCGATTCGCCGAGCGCTGGACCGGCAAGCGCGTCCTCTGGGTCGGCGTGGCACTCGGTGGTCGTGTCGCCGAGGGCGGCATCGTCGATCACCACCGCCTCGGCTGGGAGGGCGCTCCCGTCGGGCGGGTCATCGCCGAGTCCGTGGGCCTGCCGGTGTCGGTCGCTTCGCACGTCGAGGCGATGGCCGCCGCCGAGCTGGTCCTGAACCCCGACGACGAGCAGTCGAGCTTCCTGTACTTCTATGCCCGCGAAATGCTGGGCATCGCCTTCAGCGTCGGCGGCACCGTGCACACCCCGACCGCGGGACCGCCGGTCATCGGACACTTCCCGACCGGTGCCACCACGCTGCTCGACCCGAACCGAACCGGTCGACTGGAGCCCGCGGTGAGTGACACCGGCATCGTCGAAGCCGCTCGGGCGCTTGGTCTTTCGGTGGCCGACGTCGAGGGTCTGCACGGCCTGGCCCGTACGGGTGACGCCACTGCTCGCGCCCTCCTCGAGGAGCGTGCCGAGGTCCTCGGTCGAACGGTCGGCCTCATCGCCGACATCTTCAACCCGGACCACATCATCCTCGGCGGCCAGGCGTTCACCGACTACCCGACCAGCCTGCCGACGGTCGCGCGTGCCGTCCGTGAGACCTCGATCGTCACGGAGCGTGATGTGCGAGTGTCGCATTCGGGAGCCACGGTGCAGCAGCAGGCGGCCGGCGCGGTCTCGCTGGATGCGATCTACAGCGACCCGCTGCAGGCGATCACGCTGACCGCCTGA
- a CDS encoding VOC family protein: protein MASMLFVNLPVADVARSRRFFGALGFRFDEVFCDPATACMSINDAAMVILMQRRRFEGFAAGRVADPARGREALVSFSADSREHADRVVCAALAAGGTPLRDPEDLGFMYCCSFCDPDGHAWEVVWMDPSQLPQTPD from the coding sequence GTGGCATCGATGCTCTTCGTCAATCTGCCGGTGGCCGACGTCGCCCGCTCACGGCGGTTCTTCGGCGCGCTGGGGTTCCGGTTCGACGAGGTGTTCTGCGACCCGGCCACCGCCTGCATGTCGATCAACGACGCCGCGATGGTGATCCTGATGCAGCGCCGACGCTTCGAGGGCTTCGCGGCCGGGAGGGTCGCCGACCCCGCCCGGGGGCGGGAGGCGCTCGTCTCGTTCTCCGCCGACAGCAGAGAGCACGCCGACCGGGTCGTGTGCGCAGCGCTCGCGGCGGGTGGCACACCGCTGCGCGACCCCGAGGATCTCGGGTTCATGTACTGCTGCAGCTTCTGCGATCCGGACGGGCATGCCTGGGAGGTGGTCTGGATGGACCCCTCTCAGCTGCCGCAGACTCCCGACTGA
- a CDS encoding TOBE domain-containing protein produces the protein MTAIRIKDAAALLGVSDDTIRRWVASGVLEQSDDGPVATVDGARLAELARERAVAPDDGAPVARSARNRFTGLVTEVLMDGVMAQVTLQCGPFEVTSLMSAQSARELELAPGSIATAIVKSTNVIVETTQNPR, from the coding sequence GTGACCGCCATACGCATCAAGGACGCCGCGGCGCTGCTCGGCGTCAGCGACGACACGATTCGACGATGGGTCGCGTCCGGGGTGCTCGAGCAGTCCGATGACGGTCCGGTGGCCACGGTCGATGGAGCCCGGCTCGCGGAGTTGGCGCGGGAACGCGCCGTGGCTCCCGACGACGGCGCGCCCGTCGCGCGGTCGGCCCGGAATCGGTTCACCGGTCTCGTCACGGAGGTACTGATGGACGGGGTGATGGCCCAGGTGACTTTGCAGTGCGGACCCTTCGAGGTGACGTCGCTGATGAGCGCCCAGTCGGCGCGCGAGCTGGAGTTGGCGCCCGGTTCGATCGCCACCGCGATCGTGAAGTCGACCAATGTCATCGTCGAGACCACGCAGAACCCTCGATGA
- a CDS encoding ABC transporter permease has product MTMRSGLAHRDPTGLPKWTYGLAALGVALIVLPPLAILVRAPWDTFVEQVTSPSSLDALRLSLITATISTICCLLVGVPMAVIFARHDGLLVRVVRSLVLLPLVLPPVVGGLALLYTFGRLGIVGEHLHDAGIDIAFTTTAVVLAQTFVALPFLVISVEGAVRVVGTRYEEVAATLGAGPSRTLWRVTLPLIAPSLLAGVVLAFARALGEFGATITFAGNAPGVTQTAPLAIYVSSVDDPQAAIPLSLILVVISLVVVVGVHSRRRSTAGAV; this is encoded by the coding sequence ATGACCATGCGTTCCGGTCTCGCTCATCGCGATCCGACAGGCTTGCCGAAGTGGACGTATGGACTGGCCGCGCTCGGAGTCGCGTTGATCGTCCTTCCTCCACTCGCCATACTGGTGCGCGCTCCGTGGGACACCTTCGTCGAGCAGGTGACCTCACCGTCTTCGCTCGACGCGCTGAGATTGTCGTTGATCACCGCGACGATCAGCACGATCTGCTGTCTGCTCGTCGGTGTGCCGATGGCGGTGATCTTCGCGCGGCACGACGGTCTCCTCGTCCGGGTCGTGCGATCGCTGGTGCTGCTGCCGTTGGTTCTTCCGCCGGTGGTCGGCGGACTGGCCCTGCTGTACACCTTCGGTCGACTCGGGATCGTCGGAGAGCATCTACACGACGCCGGGATCGACATCGCTTTCACCACCACCGCGGTGGTGCTCGCGCAGACGTTCGTCGCACTGCCGTTTCTGGTGATCAGCGTCGAAGGTGCTGTACGCGTTGTGGGTACGCGCTACGAGGAGGTCGCGGCGACCCTCGGTGCCGGGCCGTCGAGAACCCTGTGGCGGGTGACACTGCCGTTGATCGCGCCGTCGCTGCTCGCCGGGGTGGTGCTGGCCTTCGCGCGGGCGCTCGGCGAGTTCGGTGCGACGATCACCTTCGCGGGCAACGCACCGGGCGTCACCCAGACCGCGCCGCTGGCGATCTATGTGTCCTCCGTCGACGACCCGCAGGCCGCGATCCCGTTGTCGCTCATCCTGGTTGTGATCTCGTTGGTCGTGGTGGTGGGCGTGCACAGCCGTCGACGAAGCACGGCGGGTGCGGTGTGA
- a CDS encoding histidine phosphatase family protein — protein sequence MGVIYLVRHGQANALAYGVSDATDDLRNGPGGLTATGDTQAAVSGAFLSGQIDGFTAAVSGDLPRQSQTLDGVLGTFDARPDAKVDPGWNEYSLPALVGHASPEMYRDGRNYQQQLDKGLAAWIAAGEHDAEPGPDGGPAESYPQFQARVHDAAARATEMAGSGQTLLVVSSAGTITQWIAQLWGIPDEQWPKMARSMVNASITKLIVGRQGVSVVSFNEHGHLSDREGGISTFR from the coding sequence ATGGGCGTCATCTATCTTGTGCGGCACGGTCAGGCGAATGCGTTGGCGTACGGCGTATCCGACGCCACGGATGACCTCCGGAACGGTCCGGGCGGGCTCACCGCGACCGGCGATACCCAGGCGGCGGTGTCGGGTGCATTCCTCTCCGGCCAGATCGACGGATTCACCGCCGCCGTGAGTGGCGACCTGCCCCGGCAGAGCCAGACCCTCGACGGTGTCCTCGGCACGTTCGACGCACGACCGGACGCGAAGGTCGACCCCGGTTGGAACGAGTACTCGCTCCCAGCCCTCGTGGGACACGCGTCGCCGGAGATGTACCGCGACGGCCGCAACTACCAGCAGCAGCTCGACAAGGGACTCGCTGCGTGGATCGCCGCAGGTGAACACGACGCCGAGCCGGGACCCGACGGTGGGCCCGCCGAGAGTTACCCGCAGTTCCAGGCACGTGTGCACGACGCCGCGGCACGCGCGACGGAGATGGCCGGATCAGGTCAGACGCTTCTGGTGGTGTCCTCCGCGGGCACGATCACGCAGTGGATCGCACAGCTGTGGGGCATCCCGGACGAGCAGTGGCCGAAGATGGCCCGCTCGATGGTCAACGCGTCCATCACCAAGTTGATCGTGGGCCGGCAGGGTGTCTCGGTGGTGTCGTTCAACGAACACGGCCACCTCTCCGACCGCGAGGGCGGGATCTCGACCTTCCGCTGA
- a CDS encoding sigma-70 family RNA polymerase sigma factor — MTTAAGESVSDADFLEIAEPFRREIVAHCYRMMGSHHDAEDLAQETFLRAWRGYAKFDHRSSVRTWLHKIATNTCLTALQSSQRRPLPSGLGGDAFDPADDLLQNHEVPWLEPYAGTVDEITPGDDADPAYVVGARESVRLAFIAALQHLPERQRAVLILRDVLQWRAAEVADTIGVTTATVNSLLQRAREQLKTARPQAESASSDASVLDDDAKRELLARYVSAFERYDVDAIAEMFTDKAIWEMPPFTGWYQGPEAIGTLIRKNCPAEKEGDQILLPTVANGQPAFGLYMREPDGVHRPFQLQVLDIDPQTEKVGYVVAFFSDTMEADFARFGLPPTPYEAPARTEPSPFH, encoded by the coding sequence ATGACCACAGCCGCGGGTGAATCCGTTTCCGACGCCGATTTCCTCGAAATCGCCGAACCGTTCCGTCGTGAGATCGTCGCCCACTGCTATCGGATGATGGGTTCCCACCACGACGCCGAGGACCTCGCCCAGGAGACCTTCCTGCGCGCCTGGCGTGGCTATGCCAAGTTCGACCACCGTTCCTCGGTGCGGACGTGGCTGCACAAGATCGCGACCAACACCTGCCTCACGGCGCTCCAGAGTTCCCAGCGCCGGCCGCTCCCGTCCGGGCTCGGCGGCGACGCGTTCGACCCCGCCGACGACCTCCTCCAGAACCACGAGGTGCCCTGGCTCGAGCCCTATGCCGGCACCGTCGACGAGATCACCCCCGGCGACGACGCCGACCCCGCATACGTCGTCGGCGCACGGGAATCGGTGCGGCTGGCGTTCATCGCCGCCCTCCAGCACCTCCCGGAGCGGCAGCGGGCGGTGCTGATCCTGCGCGACGTCCTGCAGTGGCGGGCGGCCGAGGTCGCCGACACCATCGGTGTCACCACCGCGACCGTCAACAGTCTCCTGCAGCGCGCCCGCGAACAACTGAAGACCGCACGACCCCAGGCGGAGTCCGCGAGTTCGGACGCCTCGGTCCTCGACGACGACGCCAAACGAGAACTGCTCGCTCGATATGTGTCCGCCTTCGAGCGCTACGACGTCGATGCGATCGCGGAGATGTTCACCGACAAGGCGATCTGGGAGATGCCGCCGTTCACCGGTTGGTACCAGGGCCCGGAGGCGATCGGAACGCTCATCCGCAAGAACTGCCCGGCGGAGAAAGAGGGCGATCAGATCCTGCTGCCCACCGTCGCCAACGGGCAGCCCGCATTCGGTCTCTACATGCGTGAGCCCGACGGCGTCCATCGACCGTTCCAGCTCCAGGTCCTCGACATCGATCCGCAGACCGAGAAGGTCGGGTACGTGGTGGCGTTCTTCAGCGACACCATGGAAGCCGACTTCGCCAGATTCGGCCTGCCGCCGACTCCGTACGAGGCACCCGCTCGAACGGAGCCGAGCCCCTTCCACTGA